The Puntigrus tetrazona isolate hp1 chromosome 3, ASM1883169v1, whole genome shotgun sequence genome contains a region encoding:
- the LOC122342014 gene encoding transcription activator BRG1 isoform X1 encodes MSTPDPPMGGTPRPGPSPGPGPSPGAMLGPSPGPSPGSAHGMMGPSPGPPSSGHPLPPQGPSGYPQDNMHQMHKPMEGMHEKGIPEDQRYGQMKGMGMRQGGHSGMGPPPSPMDQHSQGYPSPLGGSEHAPSPVPANGPPSGPMMPSGPGAMEGGDPQAMGQQNRSGGAGGVAGAGPSGGPPNPGGPGGAGGPTPFNQNQLHQLRAQIMAYKMLARGQALPDHLQMAVQGKRPMPGMQPGMPNIPPASGQGAGGPGPAGPNYNRPQGMVGPNMPPPGPSGVPPGLQGQPTNGPPKSWPEGPMVNAAAPASAPQKLIPPQPTGRPSPAPPSVPPAASPVMPPQTQSPGQPAQPPMVLHQKQNRITPIQKPRGLDPVEILQEREYRLQARIAHRIQELENLPGSLAGDLRTKANIELKALRLLNFQRQLRQEVVVCMRRDTALETALNGKAYKRSKRQSLREARITEKLEKQQKIEQERKRRQKHQEYLNSILQHAKDFKEYHRSITAKIQKLTKAVATYHANTEREQKKENERIEKERMRRLMAEDEEGYRKLIDQKKDKRLAYLLQQTDEYVANLTELVRAHKAVQALKDKKKKKKKKKPENAEGGAPALGPDGEPLDETSQMSDLPVKVIHVDSGKILTGMDAPKAGQLEAWLEMNPGYEVAPRSDSEDSGSEEEEEEEEEPQPSQAPTEEKKIITDPDSEDVSEVDARHIIEHAKQDVDDEYGNAAFVRGLQSYYAVAHQVTEKVDRQSSLLINGQLKQYQIKGLEWLVSLYNNNLNGILADEMGLGKTIQTIALITYLMEYKRLNGPFLIIVPLSTLSNWVYEFDKWAPSVVKVSYKGSPAARRAFVPILRSGKFNVLVTTYEYIIKDKQVLAKLRWKYMIVDEGHRMKNHHCKLTQVLNTHYLAPRRLLLTGTPLQNKLPELWALLNFLLPTIFKSCSTFEQWFNAPFAMTGEKVDLNEEETILIIRRLHKVLRPFLLRRLKKEVEAQLPEKVEYVIKCDMSALQRVLYRHMQAKGVLLTDGSEKDKKGKGGTKTLMNTIMQLRKICNHPYMFQHIEESFSEHLGFTGGIVQGPDLYRASGKFELLDRILPKLRATNHKVLLFCQMTSLMTIMEDYFAYRNFKYLRLDGTTKAEDRGMLLKNFNDPSFQYFIFLLSTRAGGLGLNLQSADTVIIFDSDWNPHQDLQAQDRAHRIGQQNEVRVLRLCTVNSVEEKILAAAKYKLNVDQKVIQAGMFDQKSSSHERRAFLQAILEHEEQDEEEDEVPDDETVNQMIARSEEEFDHFMRMDLDRRREEARNPKRKPRLMEEDELPTWIMKDDAEVERLTCEEEEEKMFGRGSRQRKEVDYSDSLTEKQWLKAIEEGTLDEIEEEVRYKKTTRKRKRDRDLDLPGPATPSSSGRSRDKDDDSKKQKKRGRPPAEKLSPNPPTLTKKMKKIVDAVIKYKDGNGRQLSEVFIQLPSRKELPEYYELIRKPVDFRKIKERIRSHKYRTLNDLEKDVMLLCQNAQTFNLEGSLIYEDSIVLQSVFTSVRQKIEKEEESEGEESEEEEDEVDEGSESESRSVKVKIKLSRKEKVERGKGRRRTGRSWRPKPVVSDDESEEDQEEERSASGSEED; translated from the exons CCCATGGAAGGCATGCATGAAAAAGGCATTCCTGAAGATCAGCGCTACGGTCAAATGAAGGGTATGGGCATGAGGCAGGGTGGCCACAGCGGCATGGGACCTCCGCCCAGTCCTATGGACCAACACTCTCAAG gttacCCCTCTCCTCTAGGTGGTTCTGAACATGCCCCCAGTCCGGTACCTGCTAACGGCCCTCCGTCTGGCCCCATGATGCCCTCCGGTCCTGGTGCCATGGAGGGTGGTGATCCGCAGGCCATGGGTCAGCAGAATCGGAGCGGAGGTGCCGGTGGTGTTGCAGGTGCAGGACCCAGCGGAGGACCTCCAAACCCAGGAGGACCTGGTGGTGCTGGTGGGCCTACTCCTTTTAACCAAAACCAGCTTCACCAACTGCGGGCACAGATCATGGCCTATAAGATGCTAGCACGCGGGCAAGCTCTACCTGACCATCTCCAGATGGCGGTGCAGGGAAAACGGCCCATGCCAGGCATGCAGCCAGGGATGCCCAACATACCCCCTGCCTCAGGACAAGGAGCAGGAGGCCCCGGACCCGCGGGACCCAACTACAATAGACCACAAG GAATGGTCGGACCAAACATGCCTCCTCCAGGACCTTCTGGTGTTCCTCCAGGCCTTCAGGGACAACCCACCAATGGACCACCTAAATCCTGGCCTGAAG GGCCTATGGTGAATGCTGCCGCCCCTGCGAGTGCCCCACAGAAGCTGATACCTCCTCAGCCCACAGGTCGCCCGTCTCCAGCACCACCTTCAGTTCCTCCGGCCGCTTCACCCGTCATGCCCCCTCAGACCCAGTCTCCAGGACAACCAGCCCAGCCACCCATGGTGCTTCATCAGAAACAGAACCGCATCACACCCATCCAGAAACCCCGGGGCCTGGACCCAGTGGAGATCCTCCAGGAGAGAGAGTACAG GTTACAGGCTCGTATTGCTCATCGTATTCAGGAGCTGGAGAACCTTCCAGGATCTCTGGCTGGAGACTTGAGGACCAAAGCCAACATTGAGCTCAAGGCACTTAGGCTCCTGAACTTCCAGAGACAG CTCCGTCAGGAGGTTGTAGTTTGCATGAGACGTGATACGGCCCTGGAGACTGCGCTGAACGGCAAGGCCTACAAGCGCAGCAAGAGACAGTCCCTGCGAGAAGCTCGTATCacagagaaactggagaaacAGCAGAAGATCGAGCAGGAACGCAAACGCCGTCAGAAACATCAG GAGTATCTCAACAGCATCCTGCAGCATGCAAAAGACTTCAAGGAATATCATCGCTCCATCACCGCAAAGATTCAGAAGTTGACCAAAGCCGTAGCCACATACCACGCCAACACCgagagagagcagaagaagGAGAATGAGCGTATCGAGAAGGAGAGAATGAGAAGGCTGATG GCTGAAGATGAAGAGGGATACAGGAAGCTGATCGATCAGAAGAAAGACAAGCGTCTGGCTTACTTGCTGCAGCAGACGGACGAGTATGTGGCCAACCTCACAGAGCTTGTCAGAGCTCACAAAGCAGTCCAGGCCCTGAaagacaagaagaagaagaagaaaaagaag AAGCCAGAGAATGCTGAGGGTGGAGCTCCTGCTTTGGGTCCAGATGGAGAG CCTCTGGATGAGACCAGTCAAATGAGTGACCTACCGGTGAAGGTGATTCACGTGGACAGTGGGAAGATCCTCACCGGCATGGACGCTCCTAAAGCTGGACAACTGGAAGCCTGGCTGGAGATGAATCCTGG ATACGAGGTGGCCCCGCGGTCTGATAGTGAAGATAGCGgctctgaggaggaggag gaggaggaggaggagcctCAGCCATCTCAGGCCCCAACAGAGGAGAAGAAGATTATTACGGATCCAGACAGTGAGGATGTTTCTGAGGTGGACGCCCGTCACATCATtga ACATGCCAAGCAGGATGTTGACGATGAATACGGTAATGCAGCGTTCGTTAGAGGTCTGCAGTCGTACTACGCCGTGGCTCACCAAGTCACAGAGAAGGTGGACAGGCAGTCAAGCTTGTTAATAAACGGACAGCTCAAACAGTACCAG ATCAAAGGTCTGGAGTGGCTGGTGTCTctgtataataataacttaaatggCATTCTGGCTGATGAAATGGGTTTGGGAAAAACCATCCAGACCATTGCACTCATCACCTACCTCATGGAGTACAAACGCCTCAACGGACCCTTCCTAATCATCGTCCCCCTTTC GACTCTGTCGAACTGGGTGTACGAGTTTGATAAGTGGGCTCCGTCTGTGGTGAAAGTTTCTTATAAG GGCTCTCCTGCTGCTCGTCGTGCTTTTGTTCCAATATTGCGCAGCGGCAAGTTCAACGTGCTGGTCACCACTTATGAGTACATCATCAAAGACAAGCAAGTGCTGGCCAAG ctccgTTGGAAGTACATGATAGTGGACGAAGGCCACCGTATGAAGAATCACCACTGCAAACTGACTCAGGTGTTGAACACGCACTACCTGGCGCCCCGGCGTCTGCTGCTCACCGGCACACCGCTGCAAAACAAGCTCCCCGAACTGTGGGCGCTGCTCAACTTCCTGTTGCCCACCATCTTCAAGAGTTGCAGCACCTTCGAGCAGTGGTTCAACGCTCCGTTTGCCATGACCGGAGAGAAG GTGGACCTGAACGAAGAAGAGACCATTCTGATCATCCGTCGTCTGCACAAAGTGCTCCGCCCCTTCCTGCTCAGGAGACTCAAGAAAGAAGTGGAGGCCCAACTGCCCGAAAAG GTGGAGTACGTGATCAAGTGCGACATGTCGGCTCTTCAGAGAGTGCTTTACAGACACATGCAGGCTAAAGGAGTTTTGCTCACCGATGGCTCTGAGAAAGACAAGAAG GGTAAAGGCGGCACTAAGACTCTGATGAACACTATTATGCAGCTGAGGAAGATTTGCAACCACCCTTACATGTTCCAGCACATTGAG GAATCTTTCTCTGAGCATTTGGGTTTCACTGGAGGCATCGTTCAGGG ACCTGATTTGTACCGTGCCTCCGGTAAGTTTGAGCTGCTGGACCGTATCCTGCCGAAGCTCCGCGCCACCAACCACAAAGTGCTGCTCTTCTGTCAGATGACCTCGCTCATGACCATCATGGAGGATTACTTTGCCTACCGCAACTTCAAATACCTGCGCTTGGACG GAACCACCAAGGCTGAGGATCGTGGCATGTTGCTGAAGAACTTTAATGATCCATCCTTTCAGTACTTTATCTTCTTGCTGAGTACCAGAGCAGGAGGTCTGGGGCTGAACCTGCAGTCCGCTGACACTGTTATCATCTTTGACAGCGACTGGAACCCTCACCAG GATCTGCAGGCCCAGGATCGCGCCCATCGTATCGGGCAGCAGAACGAGGTGCGTGTGCTGCGTCTGTGCACCGTGAACAGCGTGGAGGAGAAGATCCTGGCCGCTGCCAAATACAAACTGAACGTGGACCAGAAGGTCATCCAGGCCGGTATGTTCGACCAGAAGTCGTCCAGCCACGAGCGCAGAGCTTTCCTGCAGGCCATCCTGGAGCACGAAGAGCAGGATGAG GAGGAAGATGAAGTGCCAGACGACGAGACTGTTAATCAGATGATCGCTAGAAGCGAGGAAGAGTTCGATCACTTCATG CGCATGGATCTCGACCGCCGTCGGGAAGAGGCTCGCAACCCGAAACGCAAACCCCGGCTGATGGAGGAGGATGAGCTGCCCACCTGGATCATGAAGGACGACGCAGAAGTGGAGAGGCTCACCTgcgaagaagaggaggagaagatgTTCGGCCGCGGCTCCCGTCAAAGAAAAGAAGTGGACTACAGCGACTCCCTCACAGAGAAACAATGGCTGAAG GCCATTGAGGAAGGCACTCTGGATGAGATTGAAGAAGAGGTGCGCTACAAGAAAACAACCCGGAAGAGGAAGCGCGACCGCGACCTTGACCTTCCAGGCCCAGCCACACCCAGCTCCAGCGGGAGGAGCAGAGATAAAGATGACGATAGTAAGAAGCAAAAGAAACGAGGCCGTCCTCCTGCCGAAAAACTCTCGCCTAACCCTCCCACGCTCAccaagaagatgaagaagattGTGGATGCCGTGATCAAATACAAGGATGG aAATGGTAGACAACTGAGTGAGGTGTTTATTCAACTGCCGTCACGTAAAGAGCTGCCAGAATATTACGAACTCATTCGCAAACCTGTGGACTTTAGGAAGATCAAg gaACGCATTAGGAGTCATAAGTACCGTACTCTGAATGACCTGGAGAAAGATGTCATGCTTCTCTGTCAGAACGCGCAGACCTTTAACCTGGAGGGATCACTG aTCTACGAAGACTCTATCGTGCTGCAGTCTGTGTTCACCAGCGTGCGGCAGAAGAtcgagaaagaggaagagagcgagggagaagagagcgaggaggaagaggacgagGTAGATGAAGGATCAGAGTCTGAAT CTCGTTCAGTGAAGGTGAAGATAAAGCTGAGCAGAAAGGAGAAGGTGGAGAGAGGGAAGGGAAGACGCCGTACCGGACGCAGTTGGCGCCCTAAACCTGTCGTTAGCGATGACGAAAGCGAGGAGGACCAGGAAGAG GAGCGTTCTGCTAGTGGCAGCGAGGAAGATTAA
- the LOC122342014 gene encoding transcription activator BRG1 isoform X2, with protein MSTPDPPMGGTPRPGPSPGPGPSPGAMLGPSPGPSPGSAHGMMGPSPGPPSSGHPLPPQGPSGYPQDNMHQMHKPMEGMHEKGIPEDQRYGQMKGMGMRQGGHSGMGPPPSPMDQHSQGYPSPLGGSEHAPSPVPANGPPSGPMMPSGPGAMEGGDPQAMGQQNRSGGAGGVAGAGPSGGPPNPGGPGGAGGPTPFNQNQLHQLRAQIMAYKMLARGQALPDHLQMAVQGKRPMPGMQPGMPNIPPASGQGAGGPGPAGPNYNRPQGMVGPNMPPPGPSGVPPGLQGQPTNGPPKSWPEGPMVNAAAPASAPQKLIPPQPTGRPSPAPPSVPPAASPVMPPQTQSPGQPAQPPMVLHQKQNRITPIQKPRGLDPVEILQEREYRLQARIAHRIQELENLPGSLAGDLRTKANIELKALRLLNFQRQLRQEVVVCMRRDTALETALNGKAYKRSKRQSLREARITEKLEKQQKIEQERKRRQKHQEYLNSILQHAKDFKEYHRSITAKIQKLTKAVATYHANTEREQKKENERIEKERMRRLMAEDEEGYRKLIDQKKDKRLAYLLQQTDEYVANLTELVRAHKAVQALKDKKKKKKKKKPENAEGGAPALGPDGEPLDETSQMSDLPVKVIHVDSGKILTGMDAPKAGQLEAWLEMNPGYEVAPRSDSEDSGSEEEEEEEEPQPSQAPTEEKKIITDPDSEDVSEVDARHIIEHAKQDVDDEYGNAAFVRGLQSYYAVAHQVTEKVDRQSSLLINGQLKQYQIKGLEWLVSLYNNNLNGILADEMGLGKTIQTIALITYLMEYKRLNGPFLIIVPLSTLSNWVYEFDKWAPSVVKVSYKGSPAARRAFVPILRSGKFNVLVTTYEYIIKDKQVLAKLRWKYMIVDEGHRMKNHHCKLTQVLNTHYLAPRRLLLTGTPLQNKLPELWALLNFLLPTIFKSCSTFEQWFNAPFAMTGEKVDLNEEETILIIRRLHKVLRPFLLRRLKKEVEAQLPEKVEYVIKCDMSALQRVLYRHMQAKGVLLTDGSEKDKKGKGGTKTLMNTIMQLRKICNHPYMFQHIEESFSEHLGFTGGIVQGPDLYRASGKFELLDRILPKLRATNHKVLLFCQMTSLMTIMEDYFAYRNFKYLRLDGTTKAEDRGMLLKNFNDPSFQYFIFLLSTRAGGLGLNLQSADTVIIFDSDWNPHQDLQAQDRAHRIGQQNEVRVLRLCTVNSVEEKILAAAKYKLNVDQKVIQAGMFDQKSSSHERRAFLQAILEHEEQDEEEDEVPDDETVNQMIARSEEEFDHFMRMDLDRRREEARNPKRKPRLMEEDELPTWIMKDDAEVERLTCEEEEEKMFGRGSRQRKEVDYSDSLTEKQWLKAIEEGTLDEIEEEVRYKKTTRKRKRDRDLDLPGPATPSSSGRSRDKDDDSKKQKKRGRPPAEKLSPNPPTLTKKMKKIVDAVIKYKDGNGRQLSEVFIQLPSRKELPEYYELIRKPVDFRKIKERIRSHKYRTLNDLEKDVMLLCQNAQTFNLEGSLIYEDSIVLQSVFTSVRQKIEKEEESEGEESEEEEDEVDEGSESESRSVKVKIKLSRKEKVERGKGRRRTGRSWRPKPVVSDDESEEDQEEERSASGSEED; from the exons CCCATGGAAGGCATGCATGAAAAAGGCATTCCTGAAGATCAGCGCTACGGTCAAATGAAGGGTATGGGCATGAGGCAGGGTGGCCACAGCGGCATGGGACCTCCGCCCAGTCCTATGGACCAACACTCTCAAG gttacCCCTCTCCTCTAGGTGGTTCTGAACATGCCCCCAGTCCGGTACCTGCTAACGGCCCTCCGTCTGGCCCCATGATGCCCTCCGGTCCTGGTGCCATGGAGGGTGGTGATCCGCAGGCCATGGGTCAGCAGAATCGGAGCGGAGGTGCCGGTGGTGTTGCAGGTGCAGGACCCAGCGGAGGACCTCCAAACCCAGGAGGACCTGGTGGTGCTGGTGGGCCTACTCCTTTTAACCAAAACCAGCTTCACCAACTGCGGGCACAGATCATGGCCTATAAGATGCTAGCACGCGGGCAAGCTCTACCTGACCATCTCCAGATGGCGGTGCAGGGAAAACGGCCCATGCCAGGCATGCAGCCAGGGATGCCCAACATACCCCCTGCCTCAGGACAAGGAGCAGGAGGCCCCGGACCCGCGGGACCCAACTACAATAGACCACAAG GAATGGTCGGACCAAACATGCCTCCTCCAGGACCTTCTGGTGTTCCTCCAGGCCTTCAGGGACAACCCACCAATGGACCACCTAAATCCTGGCCTGAAG GGCCTATGGTGAATGCTGCCGCCCCTGCGAGTGCCCCACAGAAGCTGATACCTCCTCAGCCCACAGGTCGCCCGTCTCCAGCACCACCTTCAGTTCCTCCGGCCGCTTCACCCGTCATGCCCCCTCAGACCCAGTCTCCAGGACAACCAGCCCAGCCACCCATGGTGCTTCATCAGAAACAGAACCGCATCACACCCATCCAGAAACCCCGGGGCCTGGACCCAGTGGAGATCCTCCAGGAGAGAGAGTACAG GTTACAGGCTCGTATTGCTCATCGTATTCAGGAGCTGGAGAACCTTCCAGGATCTCTGGCTGGAGACTTGAGGACCAAAGCCAACATTGAGCTCAAGGCACTTAGGCTCCTGAACTTCCAGAGACAG CTCCGTCAGGAGGTTGTAGTTTGCATGAGACGTGATACGGCCCTGGAGACTGCGCTGAACGGCAAGGCCTACAAGCGCAGCAAGAGACAGTCCCTGCGAGAAGCTCGTATCacagagaaactggagaaacAGCAGAAGATCGAGCAGGAACGCAAACGCCGTCAGAAACATCAG GAGTATCTCAACAGCATCCTGCAGCATGCAAAAGACTTCAAGGAATATCATCGCTCCATCACCGCAAAGATTCAGAAGTTGACCAAAGCCGTAGCCACATACCACGCCAACACCgagagagagcagaagaagGAGAATGAGCGTATCGAGAAGGAGAGAATGAGAAGGCTGATG GCTGAAGATGAAGAGGGATACAGGAAGCTGATCGATCAGAAGAAAGACAAGCGTCTGGCTTACTTGCTGCAGCAGACGGACGAGTATGTGGCCAACCTCACAGAGCTTGTCAGAGCTCACAAAGCAGTCCAGGCCCTGAaagacaagaagaagaagaagaaaaagaag AAGCCAGAGAATGCTGAGGGTGGAGCTCCTGCTTTGGGTCCAGATGGAGAG CCTCTGGATGAGACCAGTCAAATGAGTGACCTACCGGTGAAGGTGATTCACGTGGACAGTGGGAAGATCCTCACCGGCATGGACGCTCCTAAAGCTGGACAACTGGAAGCCTGGCTGGAGATGAATCCTGG ATACGAGGTGGCCCCGCGGTCTGATAGTGAAGATAGCGgctctgaggaggaggag gaggaggaggagcctCAGCCATCTCAGGCCCCAACAGAGGAGAAGAAGATTATTACGGATCCAGACAGTGAGGATGTTTCTGAGGTGGACGCCCGTCACATCATtga ACATGCCAAGCAGGATGTTGACGATGAATACGGTAATGCAGCGTTCGTTAGAGGTCTGCAGTCGTACTACGCCGTGGCTCACCAAGTCACAGAGAAGGTGGACAGGCAGTCAAGCTTGTTAATAAACGGACAGCTCAAACAGTACCAG ATCAAAGGTCTGGAGTGGCTGGTGTCTctgtataataataacttaaatggCATTCTGGCTGATGAAATGGGTTTGGGAAAAACCATCCAGACCATTGCACTCATCACCTACCTCATGGAGTACAAACGCCTCAACGGACCCTTCCTAATCATCGTCCCCCTTTC GACTCTGTCGAACTGGGTGTACGAGTTTGATAAGTGGGCTCCGTCTGTGGTGAAAGTTTCTTATAAG GGCTCTCCTGCTGCTCGTCGTGCTTTTGTTCCAATATTGCGCAGCGGCAAGTTCAACGTGCTGGTCACCACTTATGAGTACATCATCAAAGACAAGCAAGTGCTGGCCAAG ctccgTTGGAAGTACATGATAGTGGACGAAGGCCACCGTATGAAGAATCACCACTGCAAACTGACTCAGGTGTTGAACACGCACTACCTGGCGCCCCGGCGTCTGCTGCTCACCGGCACACCGCTGCAAAACAAGCTCCCCGAACTGTGGGCGCTGCTCAACTTCCTGTTGCCCACCATCTTCAAGAGTTGCAGCACCTTCGAGCAGTGGTTCAACGCTCCGTTTGCCATGACCGGAGAGAAG GTGGACCTGAACGAAGAAGAGACCATTCTGATCATCCGTCGTCTGCACAAAGTGCTCCGCCCCTTCCTGCTCAGGAGACTCAAGAAAGAAGTGGAGGCCCAACTGCCCGAAAAG GTGGAGTACGTGATCAAGTGCGACATGTCGGCTCTTCAGAGAGTGCTTTACAGACACATGCAGGCTAAAGGAGTTTTGCTCACCGATGGCTCTGAGAAAGACAAGAAG GGTAAAGGCGGCACTAAGACTCTGATGAACACTATTATGCAGCTGAGGAAGATTTGCAACCACCCTTACATGTTCCAGCACATTGAG GAATCTTTCTCTGAGCATTTGGGTTTCACTGGAGGCATCGTTCAGGG ACCTGATTTGTACCGTGCCTCCGGTAAGTTTGAGCTGCTGGACCGTATCCTGCCGAAGCTCCGCGCCACCAACCACAAAGTGCTGCTCTTCTGTCAGATGACCTCGCTCATGACCATCATGGAGGATTACTTTGCCTACCGCAACTTCAAATACCTGCGCTTGGACG GAACCACCAAGGCTGAGGATCGTGGCATGTTGCTGAAGAACTTTAATGATCCATCCTTTCAGTACTTTATCTTCTTGCTGAGTACCAGAGCAGGAGGTCTGGGGCTGAACCTGCAGTCCGCTGACACTGTTATCATCTTTGACAGCGACTGGAACCCTCACCAG GATCTGCAGGCCCAGGATCGCGCCCATCGTATCGGGCAGCAGAACGAGGTGCGTGTGCTGCGTCTGTGCACCGTGAACAGCGTGGAGGAGAAGATCCTGGCCGCTGCCAAATACAAACTGAACGTGGACCAGAAGGTCATCCAGGCCGGTATGTTCGACCAGAAGTCGTCCAGCCACGAGCGCAGAGCTTTCCTGCAGGCCATCCTGGAGCACGAAGAGCAGGATGAG GAGGAAGATGAAGTGCCAGACGACGAGACTGTTAATCAGATGATCGCTAGAAGCGAGGAAGAGTTCGATCACTTCATG CGCATGGATCTCGACCGCCGTCGGGAAGAGGCTCGCAACCCGAAACGCAAACCCCGGCTGATGGAGGAGGATGAGCTGCCCACCTGGATCATGAAGGACGACGCAGAAGTGGAGAGGCTCACCTgcgaagaagaggaggagaagatgTTCGGCCGCGGCTCCCGTCAAAGAAAAGAAGTGGACTACAGCGACTCCCTCACAGAGAAACAATGGCTGAAG GCCATTGAGGAAGGCACTCTGGATGAGATTGAAGAAGAGGTGCGCTACAAGAAAACAACCCGGAAGAGGAAGCGCGACCGCGACCTTGACCTTCCAGGCCCAGCCACACCCAGCTCCAGCGGGAGGAGCAGAGATAAAGATGACGATAGTAAGAAGCAAAAGAAACGAGGCCGTCCTCCTGCCGAAAAACTCTCGCCTAACCCTCCCACGCTCAccaagaagatgaagaagattGTGGATGCCGTGATCAAATACAAGGATGG aAATGGTAGACAACTGAGTGAGGTGTTTATTCAACTGCCGTCACGTAAAGAGCTGCCAGAATATTACGAACTCATTCGCAAACCTGTGGACTTTAGGAAGATCAAg gaACGCATTAGGAGTCATAAGTACCGTACTCTGAATGACCTGGAGAAAGATGTCATGCTTCTCTGTCAGAACGCGCAGACCTTTAACCTGGAGGGATCACTG aTCTACGAAGACTCTATCGTGCTGCAGTCTGTGTTCACCAGCGTGCGGCAGAAGAtcgagaaagaggaagagagcgagggagaagagagcgaggaggaagaggacgagGTAGATGAAGGATCAGAGTCTGAAT CTCGTTCAGTGAAGGTGAAGATAAAGCTGAGCAGAAAGGAGAAGGTGGAGAGAGGGAAGGGAAGACGCCGTACCGGACGCAGTTGGCGCCCTAAACCTGTCGTTAGCGATGACGAAAGCGAGGAGGACCAGGAAGAG GAGCGTTCTGCTAGTGGCAGCGAGGAAGATTAA